In one Juglans regia cultivar Chandler chromosome 11, Walnut 2.0, whole genome shotgun sequence genomic region, the following are encoded:
- the LOC108983817 gene encoding uncharacterized protein LOC108983817 isoform X2, with the protein MCDLCLKGDNGMPYFCLTCSFMVHSKCTSLPLIEWSPTIQAAIHSHSLTRHKKKFSFTCGACGNEGKDAFYFCATCLFVAHLDCALSPSIVEVKRHKHPLNLIYSLPADQSKRRVVCQICAKTVDTNYWLYCCSSCDFVAHLHCATTEEEIDSPFMRKSKEDHNNKSIDLLHAYIVKKTKPEGDGTEIHTEIKHFSHEHDLQLTDHGSGIDKKCDGCIRSIFPPFYECAQCGFFLHKSCVELPTELRSSLHQHPLKLCSRSEQDQEFECDACGLLCNGFDYRCVKCNFDLDVQCSLIPDILTHPCHEHDHQLILASSSEAKTCSACGSEGRNNFSCVDCEFTLDFKCLTQPHTMNYKKHDHPFTLCSTSEDDSGECYCDICEEKRDPKCWFYYCADCSYPAHPGCILGKYPNFNWERILISFPQRTFKRAFHQNPLTVVLKTFDRCSVCGELILGELAEECAECNLIIHEKCVLVKN; encoded by the coding sequence ATGTGTGATCTTTGTTTGAAGGGAGACAATGGCATGCCTTACTTTTGTCTCACCTGTTCATTTATGGTCCACTCAAAATGTACATCTTTACCATTGATTGAATGGTCGCCCACCATACAAGCTGCAATTCACAGCCATTCATTGAcccgtcataaaaaaaaattttcattcacTTGCGGTGCTTGTGGGAATGAAGGCAAGGATGCATTTTACTTTTGTGCCACTTGTTTATTTGTGGCCCACCTAGATTGTGCCCTTTCACCATCAATCGTCGAAGTAAAAAGGCACAAGCACCCTCTCAATCTCATCTACTCTCTTCCAGCCGACCAATCCAAACGTAGAGTTGTGTGCCAGATATGTGCTAAGACGGTGGACACGAACTACTGGCTCTACTGTTGCTCAAGCTGCGATTTTGTTGCTCACCTTCATTGTGCTACAACGGAAGAAGAAATAGATAGTCCATTTATGCGGAAATCTAAAgaagatcacaataataaatCTATTGACTTATTACATGCATATATTGTCAAAAAGACCAAACCAGAAGGAGACGGAACTGAAATACATACAGAAATCAAGCATTTCAGTCATGAGCATGACTTACAACTCACCGATCATGGGTCTGGGATCGACAAAAAGTgcgatgggtgcattaggtctATCTTTCCTCCATTTTATGAATGTGCTCAATGTGGATTCTTTCTTCACAAATCGTGTGTTGAATTACCAACAGAATTGCGAAGCTCACTTCATCAACACCCCCTCAAGCTCTGCTCAAGATCAGAACAAGATCAGGAAtttgagtgtgatgcttgtgGGCTTCTTTGTAACGGCTTCGATTATCGTTGTGTCAAATGCAATTTTGACCTTGATGTCCAATGCAGTTTAATCCCTGATATCCTTACACATCCTTGTCACGAACATGACCACCAACTAATTCTTGCTAGCTCATCAGAAGCCAAAACGTGTAGTGCTTGTGGATCAGAGGGAAGAAACAATTTTAGTTGTGTTGATTGTGAATTCACTTTAGACTTCAAGTGTTTGACACAACCGCATACGATGAACTACAAGAAACATGATCATCCATTTACACTTTGTTCTACTTCAGAAGATGACTCTGGTGAATGTTACTGTGATATTTGTGAAGAAAAGCGAGATCCAAAGTGTTGGTTCTATTATTGTGCTGATTGTAGTTATCCTGCTCATCCTGGATGCATTCTCGGAAAATACCCAAATTTCAATTGGGAAAGAATTCTTATCTCCTTCCCACAAAGAACTTTTAAAAGAGCTTTTCACCAAAATCCTCTTACTGTGGTTCTGAAGACATTTGATCGATGCTCGGTATGTGGTGAATTAATTTTAGGAGAGTTAGCTGAGGAATGTGCCGAGTGTAATTTAATTATTCACGAAAAGTGCGTACTAGTAAAAAATTGA